The following DNA comes from Candidatus Bathyarchaeota archaeon.
AAGAGCCCTCCGCAGGGCTGTTTCAGGAGTGGCGTGGGTCTGATCCAATTTGGGGTTGGCATTTGGCCGTCTGGATGATGCCTCCCGGATTTTTTCCAAGATCGGTTCGTACTCAGGAGCGATCTCCTGCGAGTCGTTCGTCTCCTTTGTTTTCGCTACCATGCCCAGTACCACCTCGACGAACTCTTTTCCCGTCACTGTGAGGATCGCCCCACCTTTTCTGGCGACTAGTCCCGCTTTCTCGAGTTCCCTGCGAATTGCTGCGGTGACGGGGGTAGGGAGCCTCGTGGCCCTTGCGATGTCCTTGGTACCCACCTTGCCTCTGTGATGGATCTCCCTGAGAACTCGCCTTATGGCCTCCTCACCCTCTTTTAACCTCATCTTTTCTGCTAGTTTTCGGAGAAAGTCCTCAGGTGGTGCATAGCTGGAGGAGCCTATTTTCTGCACCTCCGAACGGCAGGCCCCATATAAAATTCGTGAAGAGCCATCATAAGCCTCGTTATTTGTTTCTCCTCCTTATCTCATCGCGAATCCTCTTTATCTCTCCCTGGTTTGCCTCAATTTTATGGTCTGATTTGAGTCGCTCTGCAATCTCCGAGTCAGTGACTCCGTTTTTATCTATTTTCATGATGATATTGGATATGTCCTCGATGTAGTTCCAGGGAAAGATCACCCAGCACCAGCTGATCTTTTCTCCAAAGTAGTCTGGGGTGAATTGGGAGCCGGTAATATGTTGGAGCGTAGCGGTCTTTACCCCCAGGGGATTCAGGGTGTTAACATAGCTCATAGCGGCGATCATGCTGAGCCCAGTATCTGTGATATCATCCACCACCAGCACCTTGTAGCCGGAGAGGTCAATGTTAAAGGGGTACTTGATACGGGCTTTCCCATCAGGGGTCGCTGTGACCCCCCAGTGCTCCACCTTGAGGCTCACAAGGTCCTTGACGCCGAGATAATCACAGAGGACCCTGCTAAGGACCCAGCCCCCCCGGGCAAGCCCCACGATTATGTCCGGTTTGTAACCGGAGTCTACAACCTTCCGGGCGGTCTTCTCTGCGAGAAGCTGGAATCTGTACCAATCCATAACTTGGCAATCGAATTTGCTTGACACGGTGAAATAATGACTCTAATAAATAAAAATCTGCACACTCAATTGAAATTTATTACTCCACAGCAAGGAGTTTTCTCCCCCCTATGAGCAGCGCAGCGTATGCGAGGATTAGATTGAACCTAGAGTAGATGAGAGAGGTCTCGGTCGACAGGGGGATCGGTTCTCAGATTCTCATGCAACAGGTGGCGATGTATAGTAATGCGCCGAATATGGTTATGCCTCAGAACAAGACGATGAATAAATCGATAAAAGCGCTTAGGGGACTAATCTGATATGTCCGAGTTTACCAGGAAAAGCCCATTAATGAAGACCGCGTTTGCTGAGGTGAATACAATCATCAGCTCTATGTTCGCCATGACCTTTACGATGATGGTTTCCACTCGCGTCAAGAATGTCTAATATCGACATTATAATTGCAAGTTTAATCTCGTTTTCAAGGGGATCTTTCATCTTTACTATGAATGACAAAATGGATTGTAGTTTCTCATTCATTTGGTTCACTCTCGCGCGTGAAATCGATGTTTATTGGCCTAGGAAATTCTTAAAAAACATCGTCTTTATGATAATATTGCTAACTTTCAGGCATAGATGTTTTCCCATATGTGTGTTGCCCCCATCTGTGTGTAGGCTCTGTCTGAATGATAGGGTCTGAGGCACTTTGCCTTTCGCGCGCTGTACTAATAAAAATAATAAAAAAAGGGTCCTTTTTCCCACTTACTCAGTTGGGGCGTAATAGCATCTCTTTGGGGAATGGACCTTACCGTCTTTCTTGAGGACTTTTATGGCTTTAGAGACTTCCTTGCTCTCAATGCCCAAAGCCTTGGCGACCTCACCAGGGCGCATGGGCTTTCCGGCGTCTTTCATTGTCTGGAGAACCGCTACAGCTTGCTCACTCATTAAATCACCTTAACACTTTGAATGATCAGACGGAGGATAATAAAAGTTCCTCGCGCGCGAGCCGGAGACCCTTGACCTCACAGGTGTCATATATCATCACTAAGTACATTAGGGACCCCCTCCTAGTAAGTGATCTCGAGATAATTTGTCTGGTTACCCCCACAGAAACCACATATGTACACATAGATATGGACACTCTAACCCACAAGAGGTCCTATGCTATAGCCTTCTGTAGCTGATAGCCTCCCCAGCAATTGGGTGGACGAAGCCTTGGAGATGATTTTTGATCATCCTTCTGCGGGTGCATCAGGAATCGCATTATATCTCACCGACAAAGACCCGAGGAATATAGCTCTGGAACAGTCTACAATTTTATTGAGGGTATTATCAACGGCCTTAAGAACTGGGATCTTTAGATGATCAGGGTCTCCCGTTCCGCCTGCCGATTATTAATGCCTAAATCAGAGGCCCGGAATTTGCGCCCCCCGAACAGCTCCGCCTTTTCCTCCTTAGCATATAGTGCGGCAGCTATCCTCCCAATCGCGTCGGATTTCATGATTCCGCTCCCGCTAGCTGCTCCCACGTAGATCATCCCTGGGATCGATTTCACCACCGGCAGCTCGTCAAACCCATTAATCGCGTACTGACCTGCCCAACTGTTCATAGGCCTCAGGTCCTTAAAACACGGGAAATACTTAGCCAGCACGTGATATACACCATCTGTGTAATAATCCTCCTCAGCCTGGGGGTTGTCCTCCAACCTGAAACCCCGCCCTAAATCGTCGGCACATGCCATCCAAATGCTTCCCTCGCTCAACTCTGGCCTAAAGAGTATGTTAGACTTAGGCAGAACCGTAAGGGGCATTGACCCGTATTTGTTTAGCCCTTCTACGTGGAAAAGGGGTCCCAGTCTCGGGTCTTTGAACGCGAAGATCTGCCTCTTCTTAGGCCTCATATGGGATTCCACACCGATGGGATCCATGAGCATGCTCGACCAGACTCCCGCCGCAACCACTGTGGTCTCCGCCTCTATTGCGCCTCTATTCGTTTTGACCCCTTTGATCTGGGCGTCCTGCCAGACGAATGGCTCCCCCGGGATCTTCAGTTCCAGTTTAGGCTTCACTACTAGATCTGTCACCTCCGTCCCGTATTGGACCTCCCCTCCTAGTCCTAAGAAAAGCTTCTCATAGGCCCGGGTAAACGCGTCCGCATTTACTGTTCCGCACTTTTCCCCTAATACCCCGTACTCAATGTCCCTGATCCCCATGAGCTCCGCCTCATCGTCCTCCTCAAACTGAGTGACAAGGGCGGGAATCCGCTTTTCTAGCTCCTCACGTTCTAGGACCTGTATCTCCGCTCGGGTTCCGATCCTGTCCCACGCCCTTCTCTGCTCCGAGTACTGCTTCTCGCTCAAAAGAAACAGGTATCCGATCCGTGACACTCCGACATGGTGATCCAGATTCCCCTCTAGATGCAACATCCAATCAATGGTGGAATCAGCCAGGAGAAAATTTGTCTCAGATGTAAATAGATTCCGGAACCCTCCCTCACTCTTAGCGCTGTTTCCCTGGCCGGGCCCCCCGAACCGGTCCACCACAGTGACTCTGCTACCCGGATTCGCTAACTTTGCATGGTAAGCCGTGCTCAACCCCAGGATACCCGCGCCAATGACGAGGATGTCGCAATCCATACCAATCAAATAGGAGTGCACCCCCCATTTTTAACCTGTGTCTCCAAAAACCTCTAATCCGTAGGCGGACCTAGAAAACACCGCGCGCGGACATCACCCCTAAAGATACAGCCATCGATCACGTCAATAGCGCAATCCATCCTGAAACGCCGCGGACTTACCCCCCTCCTCAGCGTTGCCATTACTGCAATGATATCCGTCTCAGAATGTTTTAAAGTTGCCAGTCAGGTCACCAATATTTAGGGTTCTCCAGATTCGTCCTGGAAACTGCAAAATATAGAGGAAGGGGGTCTGCAGCTTCAAAGATGAGAATCAGTGTGGCTTATCGTTTAGCGATATATTTCCCTTAATATTCTTCCGATTAGAGGCTGAACACAGCTGTCAGAGGACCGTTTGGGTGGATTTTATAAGCAACCTTTCAAATATTCAAATGATTAAACAATGTACAATACGATCCTGGTAAGTATTGACGGCTCTGAGCCCTCTGACAACGCACTAGATCATGCCGTCAT
Coding sequences within:
- a CDS encoding transcriptional regulator, with product MSEQAVAVLQTMKDAGKPMRPGEVAKALGIESKEVSKAIKVLKKDGKVHSPKRCYYAPTE
- a CDS encoding FAD-binding oxidoreductase; translation: MDCDILVIGAGILGLSTAYHAKLANPGSRVTVVDRFGGPGQGNSAKSEGGFRNLFTSETNFLLADSTIDWMLHLEGNLDHHVGVSRIGYLFLLSEKQYSEQRRAWDRIGTRAEIQVLEREELEKRIPALVTQFEEDDEAELMGIRDIEYGVLGEKCGTVNADAFTRAYEKLFLGLGGEVQYGTEVTDLVVKPKLELKIPGEPFVWQDAQIKGVKTNRGAIEAETTVVAAGVWSSMLMDPIGVESHMRPKKRQIFAFKDPRLGPLFHVEGLNKYGSMPLTVLPKSNILFRPELSEGSIWMACADDLGRGFRLEDNPQAEEDYYTDGVYHVLAKYFPCFKDLRPMNSWAGQYAINGFDELPVVKSIPGMIYVGAASGSGIMKSDAIGRIAAALYAKEEKAELFGGRKFRASDLGINNRQAERETLII
- a CDS encoding phosphoribosyltransferase: MDWYRFQLLAEKTARKVVDSGYKPDIIVGLARGGWVLSRVLCDYLGVKDLVSLKVEHWGVTATPDGKARIKYPFNIDLSGYKVLVVDDITDTGLSMIAAMSYVNTLNPLGVKTATLQHITGSQFTPDYFGEKISWCWVIFPWNYIEDISNIIMKIDKNGVTDSEIAERLKSDHKIEANQGEIKRIRDEIRRRNK